One segment of Candidatus Hydrogenedentota bacterium DNA contains the following:
- a CDS encoding DUF2851 family protein, with protein sequence MPIGPAVWRGRDKYGMLARVANGATRCRRAGARTVRANAEGRRMGSHFTIDDYTAALAMRTREPVAARAREPVPEVVIQQFWYDRAAESGTLATVEGHKLEVVSPGWWNHCAGPDFQGAQLRFNGKLCHGDVEVHLDQPSWYAHGHHRDPRYDGVLLHVVLEPAREDYRVETASGRAIPHLNLDSLPALAEGGLRTLPDVEEQPALAPREHGSCNRFLALGDESPLHGFIRLSGDWRLLNKARDMEARIRAAGADQAAYEMLCRALGYRAFTEPFMRLARALPFERARHLAVQAPHLLEAALLHLAGLLPAGEAALDALPPHGQRLAALRGDHLPSLQALPVGWPVAGVRPNNYPARRIAGLAGFVGRVARVGLARSLELIWMEHTDPVRLRGAFEALFPRPLGFWSQHYRFDGPALARPCAPIGGGRVRSIIGNVFVPLAMAEARMRGDQAWEERVRAFYHRLPMEPDNYVYKRMLPRVLGDQPPRMNFHLQQGLMQMHEDWCASNPSCRHCPLLGFLEGRR encoded by the coding sequence ATGCCCATAGGCCCAGCCGTGTGGCGCGGGCGCGACAAATACGGTATGCTGGCGCGGGTGGCGAACGGCGCCACCCGATGCCGCCGTGCGGGCGCGCGCACGGTTCGGGCCAACGCCGAGGGGCGCCGGATGGGCAGCCATTTCACCATAGACGACTATACGGCCGCGCTGGCGATGCGGACGCGTGAGCCGGTCGCCGCGCGGGCGCGCGAGCCCGTCCCGGAGGTCGTTATCCAGCAGTTCTGGTACGATCGGGCGGCCGAAAGCGGTACGCTCGCCACCGTGGAGGGCCACAAGCTGGAAGTGGTTTCGCCGGGCTGGTGGAACCACTGTGCGGGGCCGGATTTTCAGGGAGCCCAGCTCCGCTTCAACGGCAAGCTGTGCCACGGCGATGTGGAAGTCCACCTCGACCAGCCCAGCTGGTACGCCCACGGCCACCACCGGGACCCGCGGTACGACGGCGTGCTCCTGCACGTGGTGCTGGAGCCCGCCCGCGAGGATTATCGCGTCGAAACGGCCTCGGGGCGCGCCATCCCCCACCTCAACCTCGACAGCCTGCCCGCGCTGGCGGAGGGCGGCCTGCGCACGTTGCCGGATGTGGAGGAACAGCCGGCGCTCGCGCCCCGGGAGCACGGAAGCTGCAACCGTTTTCTGGCCTTGGGCGACGAGAGCCCGCTGCATGGCTTCATACGGCTCTCGGGAGACTGGCGGTTGTTGAACAAGGCGCGCGATATGGAGGCCCGCATCCGCGCGGCGGGCGCGGACCAGGCCGCCTACGAAATGCTCTGCCGCGCCCTCGGATACCGCGCATTCACGGAGCCCTTTATGCGCCTCGCCCGCGCACTCCCGTTTGAGCGCGCCCGCCATCTGGCCGTACAGGCGCCCCACCTCCTGGAGGCCGCCCTGCTCCACCTGGCGGGCCTGCTTCCGGCGGGCGAAGCGGCGCTCGACGCCCTCCCGCCCCACGGCCAGCGGCTGGCCGCGCTTCGCGGCGATCACCTCCCGTCCCTACAGGCGCTTCCCGTCGGCTGGCCCGTGGCCGGCGTGCGCCCCAACAATTACCCCGCCCGGCGGATCGCCGGCCTGGCCGGATTCGTCGGGCGTGTCGCGCGGGTGGGACTCGCGAGAAGCCTGGAGCTGATCTGGATGGAACACACGGACCCCGTCCGGCTTCGTGGGGCATTCGAGGCCCTGTTTCCGCGCCCCCTCGGGTTCTGGTCGCAACACTACCGCTTTGACGGCCCCGCGCTGGCCAGGCCTTGCGCCCCCATCGGCGGCGGGCGCGTGCGATCCATCATCGGGAACGTATTTGTCCCCCTGGCCATGGCCGAAGCCCGAATGCGGGGTGATCAAGCGTGGGAAGAGCGTGTACGCGCGTTCTACCACCGCCTCCCCATGGAGCCCGACAACTACGTGTATAAGCGAATGCTGCCCCGTGTGCTCGGGGACCAGCCGCCCCGCATGAACTTTCACCTCCAGCAGGGCCTGATGCAGATGCACGAGGATTGGTGCGCGAGTAATCCGAGCTGCCGGCATTGCCCCCTGCTTGGATTTCTGGAGGGGCGACGCTGA
- a CDS encoding WecB/TagA/CpsF family glycosyltransferase, with protein MTDTSQNAPAAPRCAEDGLDTVKLFNMTINNVDLDEFLASLSGQIEAGTPGYAVTPNVDHVVEFDLNPEFREAYHDATYVLVDGTYILWAGRLFRKPFKQKLSGSDMIYWLSEYAAKKGYSIFLLGAEEGVADAAAQVLLAKYPGLTVAGTYSPPFGFEKDEASNNQVIERVRDSRADICFVALGSPKQDLWSWRHHRACGAKLCIGVGASIDFVAGRVKRAPVWMQRAGLEWVWRIIQEPVRMGKRYLVRDAHFLVLLWREFRGGTGT; from the coding sequence ATGACGGACACATCCCAGAACGCGCCCGCGGCCCCCCGTTGCGCCGAAGACGGCCTGGACACGGTCAAGCTTTTCAACATGACCATCAACAACGTGGATCTCGACGAGTTTCTTGCGTCCCTTTCCGGGCAGATAGAAGCGGGGACGCCGGGGTATGCGGTTACGCCCAACGTGGATCACGTGGTCGAGTTCGATCTGAATCCCGAGTTCCGCGAAGCCTATCATGACGCCACGTATGTGCTTGTGGACGGCACCTATATTTTGTGGGCTGGCCGGCTTTTCCGCAAGCCATTCAAGCAGAAGCTCAGCGGCTCGGACATGATCTACTGGCTGAGCGAGTATGCGGCGAAGAAGGGCTACTCCATCTTCCTGCTCGGCGCGGAAGAGGGGGTCGCGGACGCGGCGGCGCAGGTGCTGCTTGCGAAGTATCCGGGTTTGACCGTGGCGGGCACGTACTCGCCGCCGTTCGGGTTTGAGAAGGATGAGGCGTCAAACAACCAGGTTATCGAGCGGGTTCGCGATTCCCGCGCCGATATTTGCTTTGTCGCGCTCGGTTCGCCGAAACAGGATCTATGGAGTTGGCGCCACCACCGGGCGTGCGGGGCGAAACTATGCATCGGGGTGGGCGCGTCTATAGATTTTGTCGCGGGTCGCGTCAAACGGGCGCCGGTGTGGATGCAGCGCGCCGGGCTTGAATGGGTCTGGCGGATCATTCAGGAACCCGTTCGAATGGGCAAACGCTATCTCGTACGCGACGCGCACTTTCTGGTGCTGCTGTGGCGGGAATTCCGGGGCGGGACCGGGACCTGA
- a CDS encoding peptidase M14, with product MSRLDDLLAVRSRDRDVEFRDTWALGRHLRDIPGIRVFPIGESRDGEPLFGYTAGHGPETVTLTAGCHADEPVGPMTAQALPWLLQEYAPDLLEKYTFRVVPQMNPDGARRNRIWFADPPDFETYVRDAVREAPGDDIEFGFAGDDGARPECRAAMPFLWGAGPVAAHFSLHGMAWAEGAWFLLNPPWAGRAAGLMDALAALCGMRSLPLMEIDRGGEKGFSRVRTGFSTTPNSVAMRAFFLERNDPETAAKFRPSSMEAAMAAGGDPLCMVSELPMFLLDVPASLSDPVLYRFKADLDAARSAGAPDALRRVAESYRLRPLPLGEQIAMQFAMIVLALDARSAINSAGG from the coding sequence ATGAGCCGTCTCGACGACCTGTTGGCCGTGCGGTCGCGCGACCGGGATGTGGAGTTCCGTGATACCTGGGCGCTGGGACGCCATCTGCGTGACATCCCGGGGATCCGCGTATTCCCGATCGGCGAATCGCGCGATGGCGAGCCATTATTCGGCTATACGGCGGGGCACGGTCCCGAGACCGTTACCCTGACCGCCGGGTGCCATGCGGACGAGCCGGTGGGCCCGATGACGGCGCAGGCCCTGCCGTGGCTTCTTCAGGAATACGCCCCGGACTTGCTCGAAAAGTACACCTTCCGGGTTGTCCCGCAAATGAACCCGGATGGCGCGCGGCGCAACCGAATCTGGTTTGCGGACCCGCCTGATTTTGAAACGTACGTCCGCGATGCCGTCCGCGAGGCGCCGGGAGACGATATCGAGTTTGGATTTGCCGGGGACGATGGCGCGCGGCCCGAATGCCGCGCCGCGATGCCGTTTTTGTGGGGGGCGGGGCCGGTTGCGGCGCATTTCTCGCTGCACGGCATGGCCTGGGCGGAGGGGGCCTGGTTTCTTCTCAATCCGCCCTGGGCGGGCCGCGCGGCGGGACTGATGGATGCGCTCGCGGCGTTGTGCGGGATGCGGTCGCTGCCGCTCATGGAGATCGATCGCGGCGGAGAGAAGGGCTTCTCCCGGGTTCGAACGGGCTTTTCGACGACACCCAACAGCGTGGCGATGCGGGCGTTTTTCCTGGAACGAAACGACCCGGAAACCGCGGCGAAATTCCGCCCGAGTTCGATGGAGGCCGCGATGGCGGCGGGCGGCGACCCGCTGTGTATGGTCAGCGAATTGCCCATGTTTCTGCTCGATGTTCCCGCGTCCCTTTCCGACCCGGTGCTTTACCGGTTCAAAGCGGATCTGGACGCGGCGCGATCCGCTGGCGCACCCGATGCGCTTCGCAGGGTTGCGGAGAGCTACCGGCTGCGGCCCCTTCCCCTCGGCGAACAGATCGCGATGCAGTTCGCCATGATCGTTCTGGCGCTGGACGCGAGATCCGCGATCAACAGCGCCGGGGGCTGA
- a CDS encoding glycosyltransferase family 4 protein codes for MKVLVTTFGGDGGKSGISQYIIQFLKYCREFGPDMTFDVLLYEDEKPVYTDHDPGLNAICLEPRWRRAAANILWHQTHFPGFCRCNGYDVVFIPGGNRRLPWRSPCPTVAACHDLGILHVPDKYDALHSIYNRHVLRALLRRQSHLVTISEASKRDIVSYTGVPEESVTVIYCGADTDCYQPGDKNEARAHVCEKFGVDAPYLLYISRIDHPGKNHIRLIEAFGLFKAASGLPHKLVLAGSDWSRAAEVHAAAEASRYAADIVFTGFAPAADLPALYRGADVFVFPSLFEGFGIPVVEAMRCGVPVACADISCLPEIAGDAARLFDPYDAASMAGALQDLLADEELRSRYAARGRERALRYNWRDSTKQTVEAIRRTCQGLA; via the coding sequence ATGAAAGTTCTGGTGACGACCTTTGGCGGCGACGGCGGCAAGTCTGGAATCAGCCAGTACATCATCCAGTTTCTGAAGTATTGCCGGGAATTTGGGCCCGACATGACCTTTGATGTCCTGTTGTATGAAGACGAAAAGCCGGTCTACACCGATCACGACCCGGGCCTGAACGCGATCTGCCTGGAACCGCGCTGGCGCCGGGCCGCCGCAAACATCCTCTGGCACCAGACACACTTTCCGGGATTCTGCCGCTGCAACGGGTACGATGTCGTGTTCATTCCCGGGGGCAACCGGCGTCTGCCGTGGCGCTCTCCCTGCCCGACGGTTGCCGCGTGCCACGACCTCGGCATACTTCACGTGCCCGACAAGTACGATGCGCTGCACAGCATCTACAACCGGCATGTGCTGCGGGCGCTGCTGCGACGCCAGTCCCACCTCGTGACAATCAGCGAGGCGAGCAAGCGGGATATCGTTTCGTATACGGGCGTGCCGGAGGAGTCCGTTACGGTGATCTATTGCGGCGCCGACACCGATTGCTACCAGCCGGGCGATAAAAACGAGGCGCGGGCGCATGTTTGCGAGAAATTCGGGGTGGACGCCCCGTATCTGCTCTACATATCCCGTATCGATCACCCGGGCAAGAACCACATTCGCCTGATCGAGGCATTCGGGCTGTTCAAGGCCGCGTCCGGGCTACCCCACAAATTGGTGCTCGCGGGCAGCGACTGGAGCCGCGCCGCGGAGGTTCATGCCGCCGCGGAAGCATCCCGGTATGCCGCCGACATTGTATTCACGGGCTTTGCGCCGGCGGCGGACCTCCCCGCGCTTTACCGGGGCGCGGATGTGTTTGTCTTCCCCTCCTTGTTCGAGGGATTCGGCATCCCCGTCGTGGAGGCGATGCGTTGTGGCGTCCCCGTGGCCTGCGCCGATATTTCGTGCCTGCCGGAAATTGCTGGCGACGCCGCGCGCCTGTTCGATCCCTATGACGCCGCGTCGATGGCGGGGGCGCTACAGGACCTGCTTGCGGACGAGGAATTGCGGTCCCGGTACGCCGCGCGCGGCCGGGAGCGGGCATTGCGGTATAATTGGCGAGACAGTACGAAGCAGACGGTTGAGGCAATTCGCCGGACCTGCCAGGGGCTTGCGTGA
- a CDS encoding PAS domain-containing protein: MAHWATAYAAQLAEHSEDGIIVLDGSRRIQQANARAAEMAGARETGDLLGLQFGWESEAASVRLDRPFAVLEGNGSVPCTLSSEFGAELPVEVKSFPVEAGGLLLLIADRSRRIELERAAIQAEKMAAMDNIVAGIAHELNNPMTAILGYAELLLATETDPKRKQRASLIAEEADRCGKIITSMLTFTRSYGNTLERGNVNAILEEVVELQSYQLRVDGIRIHSFYDQEIPDFPLVPAGLRRLFLNLVHNAHQALRASASEIRNLWVLTESRTESVLVQIADDGPGVPQEIRDRIFDPFFTTRSLGEGMGLGLSVAYGIVREHGGRLWFEPRVGGGAAFCVELPIRVESP, encoded by the coding sequence ATGGCTCACTGGGCAACGGCCTATGCGGCGCAGTTGGCGGAACATTCCGAGGACGGCATTATCGTGCTGGACGGATCGCGCCGGATACAGCAGGCCAACGCGCGGGCGGCGGAGATGGCCGGGGCCCGCGAGACCGGAGATCTGCTGGGGCTTCAGTTCGGGTGGGAAAGCGAAGCGGCGAGCGTGCGTCTGGACCGCCCCTTCGCCGTTTTGGAGGGCAACGGCAGTGTGCCCTGTACCCTGTCGTCGGAATTTGGCGCGGAGCTTCCGGTCGAGGTGAAGTCTTTCCCGGTGGAGGCGGGCGGGCTCCTGCTTTTGATTGCCGATCGTTCCCGCCGCATTGAACTGGAGCGCGCCGCGATTCAGGCGGAGAAGATGGCGGCCATGGACAATATTGTCGCGGGTATCGCGCACGAGTTGAACAACCCGATGACCGCGATTCTGGGTTACGCGGAACTGCTTCTGGCGACGGAGACCGATCCGAAGAGGAAGCAGCGCGCTTCGCTCATCGCCGAAGAAGCGGACCGGTGCGGCAAGATCATTACCAGTATGCTGACCTTTACCCGGAGTTACGGGAACACCCTGGAGCGCGGCAATGTGAACGCCATCCTCGAAGAAGTCGTCGAGCTCCAGTCCTACCAGCTTCGGGTCGATGGAATCCGGATTCACTCGTTCTACGATCAAGAGATTCCCGACTTCCCCCTGGTTCCCGCGGGGCTGCGACGCCTTTTCTTAAACCTGGTTCACAATGCCCACCAGGCGCTTCGAGCGTCCGCATCGGAAATCCGAAATCTGTGGGTGCTTACCGAGAGCCGGACGGAATCGGTCCTCGTACAGATCGCGGATGACGGCCCCGGCGTCCCGCAGGAGATTCGTGATCGCATTTTCGATCCCTTCTTCACCACGCGCTCACTCGGCGAGGGCATGGGGCTGGGTCTGAGCGTCGCGTATGGCATCGTGCGCGAGCACGGCGGTCGCTTGTGGTTTGAGCCGCGCGTTGGCGGCGGGGCGGCGTTTTGTGTGGAGCTGCCCATTCGAGTGGAGAGCCCATGA
- a CDS encoding aldo/keto reductase, with product MQYNRLGRTGLLVSELCLGTMTFGNEADEPTSQALMERALERGINFFDAAHNYNLGKTEEIVGRWIGPHRDQIILTSKVYFPCGGGINDEGCSRRNIIRSVEKSLRRFQTDYIDIVYLHHWDDNAAIEQSMGAMNTLVEQGKVHYVGVSNFSAWQTMRAQAVAEQRGYAPISVVQPMYSLVKRQVEVEIIPMCDYEGFGLVPYNALGAGLLTGKYLEGGSGRLNEAEMYRQRYDNPNYVEITRKFVAHAREQGVSPAALALAWVMSHPKVDSALFGARNVEQFDNTLTCLDHRLSPEARQGITALSIDPPRATDREDMAAMKQRGW from the coding sequence ATGCAGTACAATCGACTGGGAAGGACCGGGCTGCTTGTGTCCGAGCTTTGCCTGGGAACCATGACTTTTGGGAACGAAGCGGACGAGCCGACCTCGCAGGCGCTGATGGAACGCGCGCTGGAGCGCGGCATTAATTTCTTTGACGCCGCGCACAATTACAACCTCGGTAAGACGGAGGAAATCGTCGGGCGCTGGATCGGGCCGCACCGGGACCAGATTATCCTGACGTCCAAGGTGTATTTCCCCTGCGGCGGCGGCATCAACGACGAAGGGTGCTCCCGGCGCAATATCATCCGATCGGTGGAGAAGTCCCTTCGCCGTTTCCAGACGGACTATATCGATATCGTTTACCTCCATCATTGGGACGACAACGCGGCCATCGAGCAGTCCATGGGCGCGATGAACACGCTGGTGGAGCAGGGAAAAGTGCACTACGTGGGCGTATCCAATTTTTCCGCCTGGCAGACCATGCGGGCGCAGGCGGTCGCGGAGCAGCGCGGCTACGCACCGATCTCGGTGGTGCAGCCGATGTACAGCCTCGTCAAGCGGCAGGTCGAGGTTGAGATCATTCCCATGTGCGACTACGAGGGCTTTGGCCTCGTGCCCTACAACGCGCTCGGCGCTGGGCTACTTACGGGGAAGTACCTGGAGGGGGGGAGCGGAAGGCTGAACGAGGCGGAGATGTACCGCCAGCGCTATGACAATCCGAACTACGTTGAGATCACCCGCAAGTTCGTCGCGCACGCGCGAGAGCAGGGCGTCTCCCCGGCGGCGCTGGCGCTGGCGTGGGTGATGAGCCATCCCAAGGTGGATTCGGCCCTGTTCGGCGCGCGAAACGTCGAACAATTCGACAATACCCTGACCTGTCTCGATCACCGGCTCAGCCCGGAGGCCCGCCAGGGCATTACCGCGCTCTCTATCGATCCGCCACGCGCGACGGACCGAGAGGATATGGCCGCCATGAAGCAGCGAGGCTGGTAA
- a CDS encoding MoxR family ATPase, whose protein sequence is MAGYRQIIKDLIANVERVVLDKPDVVKSALAAYLAGGHVLLEDVPGVAKTMLVRALAVSSGCTFSRVQCTPDLLPTDVSGVSIFNQKTQAFEFRQGPIFSQVLLADEVNRATPRTQSALLEAMAEGQVSVDGRTYKLTPPFTVFATQNPVEHEGTFPLPEAQLDRFMMRLSVGYPSLLAELKILEHTRLDHPIDRVAPVTDAETIVQMQQLVREIFVHEKVRDYIVRLVHRTRDSAHLTLGGSPRASIMLFRAAQALAAVQGRSYVIPDDVKALVVPVLEHRLILNPESRLRRVTTSSVLGDILREVAVPAGVGSWKQG, encoded by the coding sequence GTGGCCGGCTACCGACAGATTATCAAAGACCTTATCGCCAACGTCGAGCGGGTTGTGCTCGACAAGCCGGATGTGGTCAAAAGCGCCCTGGCCGCGTATCTGGCGGGGGGGCATGTGCTTCTGGAGGATGTGCCGGGCGTGGCGAAGACGATGCTGGTCCGCGCGTTGGCGGTGTCCAGCGGCTGCACCTTCAGCCGGGTCCAGTGCACGCCGGACCTGCTTCCCACGGATGTGAGCGGTGTTTCGATCTTTAACCAGAAGACCCAGGCGTTTGAATTCCGGCAGGGCCCGATCTTCTCGCAGGTGCTGCTGGCGGATGAAGTAAACCGGGCCACGCCGCGCACGCAGTCGGCGCTGCTGGAAGCCATGGCGGAGGGGCAGGTTTCCGTGGACGGGCGCACCTACAAGCTTACGCCGCCGTTTACGGTGTTCGCCACGCAGAATCCCGTGGAGCACGAGGGGACCTTCCCGCTGCCCGAAGCCCAGCTGGATCGTTTCATGATGCGGCTCTCGGTGGGCTATCCGAGCCTGCTGGCGGAACTTAAGATACTGGAGCACACGCGGCTGGATCATCCGATAGACCGCGTTGCGCCCGTTACCGATGCGGAGACGATCGTGCAGATGCAGCAACTGGTGCGGGAGATTTTCGTGCATGAAAAGGTGCGGGATTACATCGTCCGCCTGGTTCACCGCACGCGGGATTCGGCCCACCTGACGCTCGGAGGCAGCCCGCGCGCCTCCATCATGCTGTTTCGTGCGGCGCAGGCCCTGGCGGCGGTCCAGGGGCGGAGTTACGTGATTCCCGACGACGTGAAGGCGCTGGTCGTTCCCGTTTTGGAGCACCGGCTAATACTCAATCCCGAGAGCCGGCTGCGGCGGGTTACGACCAGTTCCGTGCTCGGTGATATACTGCGGGAAGTGGCGGTTCCGGCGGGGGTGGGCAGCTGGAAGCAGGGTTAG